The nucleotide window TGTTAGATGTAGGAGCAATCTCACGAAAACGCTCAACCATCATAAATTGTAATTCGGCACTAGCATTCTTTTTAAAATCAGATAACTCGCTCCCACTGCGATCTACATCCCAAATTCCTTTTGCTGTATCAAATTGGCTGACATAGATCTTTTTTGGATACTCGAGTTGCGAATAATACTCGACTGTTTTGTCGTCAACTTTTACAGAAGCACAACTGGATATGAGAAGTACCCCGGTTAGGAATAAAAAAGTATTTTTTATTTTCATAAACTTGCAATTTTTCGATTAACCATTAAACAAGAGTCTCGTTTCTTGAAGTGCCAGGCTCATTGATTAGTATCTGATTGACATATTTAGTTAAAAATTAGTTAAAGGCAAATTTTTAGCGTTATATATTTAGTTAAATTTTTGATATTCATTAAATCCAGGTAGATATAAACACCTATTGTAATCACATGTTAAATTTAGAATAAAATACCGATGTTAGTACTTGAGAATTTGGCCGAGCTAGTTGGCAAATACAGCGAAGATTTAAAGTCAGAAGTTGCCAGTTTTAAAATCAGGCAGCAATCATTTGACGCTTCTAAGACCCAAATGATGGGCGTAGTTAATCTCTCTGCAGATTCCTGGTACCGTGAGAGTGTCTGCCTCTCAATAGATCAAGCGATCCAGAGAGGAAAAAGACTAGCTATTGAAGGAGCTTTAATCATAGATGTAGGGGCAGAGTCCACCATCCTAAATGCAGAAAGAGTTAGCTCTGAAGCTCAATCGTCCCAACTGGTTCCAGTGATACAAGAATTAAATGAAGCAGGAATCTTAGTATCTGTAGAAACTTATCACGACGCGGTCACTAAAGCATGTTTAAATTCAGGCGCAGCAGTGCTAAATCTAACTTCCTCAGTGGGCGATGAATCCCTGTTTAAAACGCTATCTGATTACGAAGCGGGAGTCATCATCTGCTACGTTCAAGGTGAACATGTCCGGTCAGTCAATGATTTCATTCTCTCGGACGACCACACAGATGTGCTTTACGATTATTTTGCGAAGCAAATTGAATTGGCCACTAAGTGTGGAGTAGAGCGAATATGGATAGATCCTGGCTTAGGATTTTACTACGCCAATCTACAAGATGGAAAGAAACGTATACAATATCAGATGAAAACTTTTCTAGAAACCTTTCGCCTTCGAAAGCTAGGTTGGCCAGTATGTCATGCCCTTCCACATGCCTTTGATTTCTTTGGAGAAGAAGTACGCACTGCGGAATCATTCTTTGCTGTATTAGCTCTTTTAGGTAAAACCAATTTGTTGCGCACTCATGAGGTAGCAAAAGTGAAAGCAGTATTAGAATCTATGGAGTGCTATTAACGACTAAGATTGGAGTCGAAGGTAAAATTTTTATGGGTGACCCGAAAAAACAGGTAGCTCTTATCACCGGAGCAGGAGGCGGATTAGGTCGCGCTATCGCAACTGATTTAGCCAAGATTAATTTTGAAATAGGCGTGCATTACTACCGCAATAAAGAAGGGGCCTTTATAACAAAAAGAATCCTAGAAGACCTGGGCACTAAGGCCCATGTGCTTGAGGCGGATTTAACAAAGCCTGAGGAAGCCATTCGCCTTGTTCATGAACTGACCGACAATTTTGGTAGGTTGGATCTACTAGTGAATAACTCTGGCGTCTATCATATGAAAACGCTTTCAGATTTAAGTTTTTCCGAATGGCAGGAAGGAATTCATTCCACAGCCACTACGACCTTCCTCATGACCCAAAACTGCCTCCCACTTTTACGCCAGTCTAATAATGGACGAATCATTAATATTGGAGATTCCAGCTGTGACCGTATCGGTGCACGCAACTTATCCATAAGTTATCACATAGGCAAAACGGGCGTCTTGATGCTAACAAAATCATTCGCTCAGGAGGAAGCCAAGCAAGGAGTAACCGTTAATATGGTCTCACCTGGTTGTCTAGAAAATAGTATAGACAACCCAGACCCTACCAAGATTCCTGCAGGCAAATTGGGGGCCTTTGAGGATATCACGGAAGCCATTCGTTTCCTGATTAAGCCTGAGGCAGGCTATATTACTGGATCTAATATCATAGCAAGCGGTGGTTGGAATCTACGCTAGTAGCCAATCAAAACATGAACGGATGATGTTATACAAGTTGCACGAGATGCCTAAAAGCTTGAGCTATAAGAAAACGAGATTCGACGATGATGTGCCCCAAGGCGAGCACCCTCCAGCAGACTCTATGCTTCTTAGAGCCAAGAACTTGCGCAGATCTTTGAGTTTCCACGCCACCACTCAGTAAAGTCAAACAAGTATAACTGGATCACCATAAAATGTATAGCTAGTTGCATCAACAATTTTAAGATCCAATAGCTGCCCCTTATGGCGCTCATCCCCTTCAAAAACGACAATCTTATTGGTGCGGGTGCGTCCTGAAAGCCGCTCTTTTTTTGTTTTACTTGGGCCTTCCACTAATACCTCTACCGTTTCGCCAATAGCCTCTTGGGCTCGTCGTTGAGCGATTTCTTCCATAACCGCTAAAAGATCTTTATTCCGCTCCATTTTCGTTTCTTCAGCAACCTTTTCATCCATGAGCGCTGCAGGCGTATCCTTACGCTCTGAGTAGCGAAAGATAAAAGCATTATCAAACTGCACATCTTCAACCAACTTGCGAGTTTCCAAATAATCTTGTTCTGTCTCACCAGGAAATCCTACGATTATGTCGGTAGTAATCGCGATGTGAGGACAAACCTCTCGCATTTCATTAACTAATTCTCGATAGCGATTTGCACTGTACCCTCTGTGCATTTTTTTGAGCAAACGATCACTTCCAGACTGAAGGGGTAAATGAATATGCTCACACAACTTGCTAAGGTTTCCAAAGGCTTGAACAAGATCCTTTTTATACCCGATGGGATGTGGAGAGGTGAATCTGATCCGGTCTAACCCTTCTACTTCTTGTAAAGCATATAAGAGTTGCACAAAAGGCGAACGACCCTCTCTGCGTTCAAACTCATTTCTTCCGTAAAGGTTAACAATTTGGCCAAGCAAGGTGACTTCACGCACCCCCTTGGAAACCAACTTTTTTGTTTCATCTACAATTTCCTGGATAGGCCGAGACCGCTCACTGCCTCTGGTGTATGGAACTATACAAAACGTACATTTCATATTGCACCCCTGCATGATGGAAACAAATGCTGTTACTTGAGTATCTTTGTGCGCATGATCTCTTATCATATTCTGAGAACCTGCTTCTGCTTCAATATCAACAATGGCCTTTTGAGACTGGCAAAGGTCGTCCATATTTGGCTGCTGAATACCTATCAGTCTATCTACATAATCAGCTACTCGATGATACTTTTGGGTGCCTACTACTAAATCTAAGCCAGGCAAGCGCTTAATAAGCTCATTTCCTCTGCTCTGAGCCATGCAACCCATAAATCCTAGAAGCACCTGTGGATTCCGTCTTTTATGAGAGTTCTGAATGACTTCCATTTTGTTAATGGCTTTTTGCTCAGCCATGTCTCGCACCGAGCAAGTATTTAGCAGTACCACATCAGCCTGTTCAACTTGAGAGGCCAAAGTATAGCCGCGCGATTGAAGCTGCTGAGCTACTTGCTCAGAGTCACGCTCATTCATCTGACATCCATAGGTTTTAATATAGACAGAAGGCATATGACATCTCCTCAATAGAAAAATCGTAATTATAGTGACAATAGTTGGAATGCAAAGAAATTATCACATGACTCAATAAGACTAGTGATCTCTACACATAGTTGCTAAAAAGAGGAAAGAAATGTCCCTAGAAGCTAAAACAGAATTACGCGTCAAGCTCAAGAGCCAACTCAGTAATATTCCTAAGGAGAATAAAGCAGCTCTATCAGGCTCAATCCTTAATCATTTCATAACTTCTAAATTATGGGCTCAAACCAGTCACATCATGATCTTTGCACCTTTACCCTCAGAACCCGATTTATTGCATTTGCTACCACTTGCTTATCAAACAGGTAAGACTATCTATCTACCTAGAGTTGATGGGAATCATTTGAAGTCTTATAAAATTAGCGATGCATCTGAACTCAAAAACAGCACTTTGGGAGTCAGAGAGCCTGATCCTGCTTTACATGAGGAATTAAACCCACTAGCCATAGATATCGTGATAACGCCAGGGCTCGCCTTTGATCACTCCGGAATGCGCCTAGGCAAAGGAGCTGGCTACTATGATCGCTTTTTCAGTGAGTCTCGGCATCCTCTTAAAATTGGTTGCTTTTATGAATGCCAACTTGTGGAATCAGTTCCTGCCGAAAAGCATGATGTTGCTATGGATTATTTATTATCAGAAAAAGGTCTTCGAAAAACTGACTGTGATCATCATTACACTAGTAAGGTGCCGTATTAACATATGAATGGTGATCACGGTCATGAGGTCATGCTCAGCCTTACTGCGGCTATTTCTCTTGGAGTTTTCTTAATTGTTCTGGCTCGCATTCTTAAACAGCCGGGGATTATTCTACTTTTAGTAGGCGGAGTTATTCTTGGCCCAGAGATTCTTGGCATTGTTCAGCCGGAAGCCTTAGATGAAGTTTTGCCTACCCTTGTTTCTTTAGCAGTTGGCATCATTCTTTTCGAGGGCGGGCTCACTCTAGATCTAAAAGGATTTGAACGCGGATCTAAAGTAATCCAAAGGTTGCTTACAATTGGAGTGCTAGTCACCTGGTTCGGATCTACTTTATGTGTCTGGAGATTATTTCAGACGGACCTGTCATTTGCGTTTTTAGCAGGGAGCATGATCATTGTAACTGGTCCAACAG belongs to Verrucomicrobiota bacterium and includes:
- a CDS encoding dihydropteroate synthase, whose product is MLVLENLAELVGKYSEDLKSEVASFKIRQQSFDASKTQMMGVVNLSADSWYRESVCLSIDQAIQRGKRLAIEGALIIDVGAESTILNAERVSSEAQSSQLVPVIQELNEAGILVSVETYHDAVTKACLNSGAAVLNLTSSVGDESLFKTLSDYEAGVIICYVQGEHVRSVNDFILSDDHTDVLYDYFAKQIELATKCGVERIWIDPGLGFYYANLQDGKKRIQYQMKTFLETFRLRKLGWPVCHALPHAFDFFGEEVRTAESFFAVLALLGKTNLLRTHEVAKVKAVLESMECY
- a CDS encoding SDR family NAD(P)-dependent oxidoreductase; amino-acid sequence: MGDPKKQVALITGAGGGLGRAIATDLAKINFEIGVHYYRNKEGAFITKRILEDLGTKAHVLEADLTKPEEAIRLVHELTDNFGRLDLLVNNSGVYHMKTLSDLSFSEWQEGIHSTATTTFLMTQNCLPLLRQSNNGRIINIGDSSCDRIGARNLSISYHIGKTGVLMLTKSFAQEEAKQGVTVNMVSPGCLENSIDNPDPTKIPAGKLGAFEDITEAIRFLIKPEAGYITGSNIIASGGWNLR
- a CDS encoding 5-formyltetrahydrofolate cyclo-ligase, with the protein product MSLEAKTELRVKLKSQLSNIPKENKAALSGSILNHFITSKLWAQTSHIMIFAPLPSEPDLLHLLPLAYQTGKTIYLPRVDGNHLKSYKISDASELKNSTLGVREPDPALHEELNPLAIDIVITPGLAFDHSGMRLGKGAGYYDRFFSESRHPLKIGCFYECQLVESVPAEKHDVAMDYLLSEKGLRKTDCDHHYTSKVPY
- the miaB gene encoding tRNA (N6-isopentenyl adenosine(37)-C2)-methylthiotransferase MiaB, whose product is MPSVYIKTYGCQMNERDSEQVAQQLQSRGYTLASQVEQADVVLLNTCSVRDMAEQKAINKMEVIQNSHKRRNPQVLLGFMGCMAQSRGNELIKRLPGLDLVVGTQKYHRVADYVDRLIGIQQPNMDDLCQSQKAIVDIEAEAGSQNMIRDHAHKDTQVTAFVSIMQGCNMKCTFCIVPYTRGSERSRPIQEIVDETKKLVSKGVREVTLLGQIVNLYGRNEFERREGRSPFVQLLYALQEVEGLDRIRFTSPHPIGYKKDLVQAFGNLSKLCEHIHLPLQSGSDRLLKKMHRGYSANRYRELVNEMREVCPHIAITTDIIVGFPGETEQDYLETRKLVEDVQFDNAFIFRYSERKDTPAALMDEKVAEETKMERNKDLLAVMEEIAQRRAQEAIGETVEVLVEGPSKTKKERLSGRTRTNKIVVFEGDERHKGQLLDLKIVDATSYTFYGDPVILV